One window from the genome of Drosophila albomicans strain 15112-1751.03 chromosome 2L, ASM965048v2, whole genome shotgun sequence encodes:
- the LOC117564235 gene encoding LOW QUALITY PROTEIN: tyrosine-protein phosphatase non-receptor type 21 (The sequence of the model RefSeq protein was modified relative to this genomic sequence to represent the inferred CDS: deleted 2 bases in 1 codon), producing MPLKFFKKCRQYNVTSKSLFVISVHHLLDSSSTVDCTISSESKGQECLDNVCQRLLIQQPEFFGLRYLVKDKEDEYKWIDLERSLSRQLEKYAAAAKMYLRVRHYVTTGVRHLTDEATRFYYFLQLKSDIYEGRIACDIRTAILLALYCRQAEYDSYQGDKQSKDYLKKSLVLPRNMQGLANDDNMLDGLIMEVLQQHAGLAHLNQCQAEEMYIQCCQQLDGYGEERFAAKDTLGNDLLLGLAINGMVVNADNGRQYFPWKEFHTVTIDKRTIKIEQNKLDGDGSIVGSFIFSEADIARYFWKLCITQHKFFKRYIDTDTPSSLGSSGADMESNNGISSAADSGGYVDYDYVAEQQQQHQQQQLQLHHQQQQQQQQQQQQQQQQLLSSNISLAASHSHSQLLGQSSSCLDLSNNNLHSSNSMLHHSNSNNINASSNLVADTHERERLKAMLPTYRPAPDYETAVQLKYRTPSAELHNVALALATPGNAAAYYAGSQPDVHNSAVYGESLLYGHHLTAAHRYPDVAQPAAALHAHHHHLNFYQTQQQQQQQQQQQQQPAAYLELSQRMHMMRHKAPPPYPVNRLSSSSTPDLAVASPRPLQGYRNYVSGSSPDLVSNRNLLNGGQFVALTTAGGGSGVHGGNMPTSSGATMMYPYIGHMGHSQPYLPPHGTFENLNMIEEQPSIMSQLRQSAMSQAAAAAAAVQSSPTLPPSGYRSSAPPPASSPQPGAVTPTPLQRSAMNGSIEPIYENVPLPMPQHQQQPQRASGGSNSNVDAMRQRASSIQSAPPAVAPVPAARHGSNNNNNNNNVVTLTVNAQPDDEITRNIKKYGADRAASTELQFLEPQAPQRAARAASAAPAIGATPPPRQHRSTASLNKSTVDVISPAGDSLHQQFSAMNLSGNTSASTSSMFNSTLDTTGSSSASKEVKRRRRWNILSRSKTPDKQKSATLGREKANTSAAQQAKLATKMKLAQDDLNLPHRWSTGVSKPQPISGQYSKDKLCQILNEKLQDAQLFMEFERIPKRREHAQYDCALLEENELKNHDPNFLPYDDNRVRLTPSMDNRHGYVNASSISATVGNKQRFYIVAQSPQESQTMRIFWQCVWEADVYLVVQLTEDMSYIPLSSQGSLEFGQFQVYQEFSQTTDRCTTSKLRLYHAPSRRYRSVWHLKYADWAEQNCPRDVNHFLDFLEELNSVRLASTNEVPPGHNTNPPVLIHCLEGGGRSGVTLTADLLLYTLDHNEDLDIPRVIGQLRHQRDSIIPSLAQYKFIYNLLITYLKRTRLI from the exons ATGCCACTGAAATTCTTCAAAAAATGTCGACAATATAATGTGACGTCCAAAAGTTTATTTGTAATATCTGTGCATCATTTGCTag ATTCGTCCAGCACCGTAGACTGTACCATCAGCTCGGAGAGCAAGGGCCAAGAGTGCCTGGATAATGTGTGCCAGCGTCTGCTCATCCAACAACCGGAATTCTTTGGTCTGCGCTATCTGGTCAAGGATAAGGAGGACGAATACAAATGGATCGATCTGGAGCGTTCACTGAGCCGCCAGCTGGAGAAATATGCAGCCGCAGCCAAGATGTATCTGCGAGTGCGGCATTATGTGACCACCGGAGTGCGACATTTGACGGATGAGGCGACGCGCTTCTATTACTTTCTGCAGCTGAAGAGCGACATCTACGAGGGACGCATTGCCTGCGACATACGCACTGCGATCCTGCTGGCGTTGTACTGTCGCCAGGCGGAGTATGACAGCTATCAGGGTGACAAGCAGTCGAAGGACTATCTGAAAAAGTCGCTGGTGCTGCCGCGGAACATGCAGGGATTGGCCAATGACGACAACATGTTGGATGGCCTCATAATGGAGGTGTTGCAACAGCACGCGGGTCTGGCGCATCTCAATCAATGCCAGGCCGAGGAAATGTACATTCAGTGCTGTCAGCAGCTCGATGGCTATGGCGAGGAACGCTTTGCGGCCAAGGATACTCTGGGCAACGATCTGCTGTTGGGTCTGGCCATCAATGGCATGGTCGTGAATGCGGATAATGGTCGGCAATACTTCCCCTGGAAAGAGTTTCACACGGTGACGATTGATAAGCGCACGATTAAAATCGAGCAGAATAAACtcgatggcgatggcagcATTGTGGGCAGCTTCATCTTCAGCGAGGCGGACATTGCACGCTACTTTTGGAAGCTGTGCATCACGCAGCACAAATTCTTCAAGCGCTACATCGACACAGACACGCCGTCGAGTTTGGGCAGCAGTGGCGCTGATATGGAGAGCAACAATGGCATCTCGAGTGCTGCGGATAGCGGAGGGTATGTGGATTACGATTACGtggctgagcagcagcaacaacac cagcagcaacagttgcagctgcatcatcagcaacagcagcagcaacaacaacagcagcagcaacagcaacaacaactactctCATCCAACATCTCGCTAGCGgccagtcacagtcacagccaaTTGCTGGgccagagcagcagctgcctggatctgagcaacaacaatctgcacagcagcaacagcatgttgcaccacagcaacagcaacaacatcaatgcCAGCAGCAATCTCGTTGCCGACACACACGAAAGAGAGCGTCTTAAAGCAATGCTGCCCACTTATCGTCCTGCGCCGGATTACGAGACCGCAGTGCAGCTGAAATATCGCACGCCATCCGCAGAGTTGCACAATGTTGCTTTGGCACTAGCTACGCCCGGGAATGCAGCTGCTTATTACGCCGGATCGCAGCCCGATGTGCACAACTCGGCTGTGTATGGCGAGAGTCTGTTGTATGGCCATCACTTGACGGCAGCTCATCGTTATCCGGATGTGGCACAGCCCGCAGCAGCGTTGCAtgcgcatcatcatcatctcaaCTTCTATCagactcagcagcagcaacagcaacaacagcagcagcaacaacagccagctGCTTACTTGGAGCTATCCCAGCGCATGCACATGATGCGCCACAAGGCGCCGCCGCCTTATCCGGTGAATCGCTTGAGTTCCTCGTCCACGCCAGACTTGGCGGTGGCCTCGCCACGTCCATTACAGGGTTATCGCAATTATGTGTCGGGTTCATCGCCCGATCTTGTGTCCAATCGCAATCTGCTCAATGGCGGACAGTTTGTGGCGTTGACCACAGCAGGAGGAGGAAGTGGAGTGCATGGCGGTAATATGCCGACATCTTCGGGTGCCACAATGATGTATCCATACATTGGGCACATGGGACACTCGCAGCCTTACCTGCCGCCACATGGCACCTTCGAGAATCTGAATATGATCGAGGAGCAGCCGTCCATAATGTCCCAACTGCGTCAATCGGCCATGAgtcaagcagcagctgcagcagccgctgtGCAAAG TTCACCCACTTTGCCGCCCAGTGGCTATCGCAGCTCGGCACCGCCGCCAGCAAGCAGTCCACAGCCGGGGGCAGTGACTCCGACGCCTTTGCAACGCAGCGCTATGAACGGCTCCATTGAGCCCATCTATGAGAATGTGCCGCTGCCTATGccgcaacaccagcagcagccgcaacgcGCTAgtggcggcagcaacagcaatgtgGATGCCATGCGCCAACGCGCCTCCTCCATACAGTCAGCGCCGCCAGCCGTGGCGCCTGTGCCTGCGGCAAGAcacggcagcaacaataataacaataacaacaatgttgtAACGCTGACTGTGAATGCGCAGCCAGATGATGAGATTaccagaaatattaaaaagtatgGCGCCGATCGAGCAGCGAGCACAGAGCTGCAATTTCTGGAGCCACAGGCACCGCAACGTGCCGCACGTGCGGCGAGTGCAGCGCCAGCAATTGGTGCCACGCCTCCGCCACGTCAACATCGCTCCACAGCAAGTCTGAACAAGTCAACGGTGGATGTGATTTCGCCAGCGGGTGACTCGCTGCATCAGCAATTTAGTGCCATGAATCTGTCCGGCAATACGTCGGCCTCAACGTCCTCCATGTTCAACTCGACGCTGGATACAACGGGCTCCTCGTCGGCCAGTAAGGAGGTGAAGCGACGTCGTCGCTGGAACATTTTGTCGCGCAGCAAAACGCCGGATAAACAAAAGTCGGCGACATTGGGACGCGAGAAGGCAAACACTTCGGCAGCGCAGCAAGCGAAGCTGGCGACCAAAATGAAGCTGGCGCAGGACGATCTCAATTTGCCGCATCGTTGGTCGACGGGAGTCAGCAAGCCGCAACCCATTTCGGGGCAGTATTCCAAGGATAAATTG TGCCAGATATTAAACGAGAAGCTGCAGGATGCGCAGCTGTTCATGGAGTTCGAGCGCATACCCAAGAGACGTGAGCATGCCCAATACGATTGTGCGCTGCTCGAGGAGAATGAGCTAAAGAATCATGATCCCAACTTTCTGCCATACGACGACAATCGTGTTCGTCTCACGCCATCAATGGACAATCGCCATGGCTATGTGAATGCCTCATCTATATCC GCCACTGTGGGCAACAAACAGCGCTTCTACATTGTCGCCCAATCACCGCAGGAGTCGCAAACGATGCGCATCTTCTGGCAATGCGTGTGGGAGGCCGATGTGTATTTGGTGGTGCAGCTAACCGAGGACATGAGCTACATACCGCTCAGCAGCCAAGGCAGCTTGGAGTTTGGTCAG TTCCAGGTTTATCAGGAATTCTCACAAACCACCGATCGCTGCACCACCAGCAAGCTGCGTTTGTATCATGCACCTTCGCGCCGCTATCGCTCCGTGTGGCATTTGAAGTATGCCGATTGGGCGGAACAGAATTGCCCGCGTGATGTCAATCACTTTCTCGACTTTCTCGAGGAACTCAATTCAGTCAGATTGGCGTCGACAAACGAGGTGCCACCTGGACACAACACAAATCCGCCAGTGCTCATACACTGCCTTGAAGGAGGTGGACGTTCAGGTGTTACGCTGACAGCGGATCTATTGCTCTACACGCTGGATCACAATGAG GACTTGGATATACCGCGAGTCATCGGGCAGCTGCGGCATCAGCGGGACAGCATTATACCATCGCTGGCGCAATACAAGTTCATCTATAATCTGCTCATCACGTATTTGAAGCGAACGAGGTTGATCTAA